The sequence aaatccttcatttgcaacaacgtggatggttCTTGAATGCATTATACTAAGTGtaataagtcagaggaagacaaatgttttaggatctcacttatatgtggaatccaaaaaaaccaaattcaaataaataaattcatcgGAAAGTAAGATGATATTTACGGttacagaggcagagaagagatgAGAGGAGAAATAGGATGAATgttgtcaaaaggtacaaacttctagttataagataaataaaaacaaaggatgTAATGTATAACAAGACCGTAATGAACACAGCTCTATGCCGTCTTAAAGGGAATTAATCCTGAgaattcttatcacaagaaaaaagtttttcttttttatttttggtaactGTATGAAATGGACattaaatttattgtggtaatcatttcataatatatgtatGTCATATTATGATACTGCACACTTTAAACTTTGATctcataaaattagaaaaatgtttttaaagataaaaaaagtgcaaaagataattgggagattgggattaccatatataccttactaataagaaaaaatatcaaactgtacactttaaatatatgtagtttgttgcatgtcaattatatctcaataaaaattctttaaaaaatattgctggTATTTATGTCAAAAAAGGGTAAAAGATTATCAATGAAAGAATACATATTACAGCtgtttttgctttcagtttttattaaatCATAAATATACAACAGCTTCTTAACTCTGCACActcactaaaattttttaaaggaataacatGTCTTATTACACGATGACGCTGCATAATAGCCTCCATAACCAGGGCTACCTCAAAAATTGCCATCTCCAGCTCCTTCTCCATACCCATGACAGCCATCCCTAAATTTACGACCACTTCCATATCCATCAGAGGCTTCTCTAaagttccttccatgtcctgctCCAAaatttccaccaccaccaccaccatgagaaTATCTGAAACCAAAGTGGCCTTCCCTCCCACCTCTAGAACTCTGGACTCCCTGCATTTTAGCTCTAGACAAGGCCTTTTGTACTTCTATACGATGACCATTGATGGTATGGTCTTTCTGCAACACGATCTTATCCACGGGATCATGGTCATCAAAAGTAACAAATCCAAAGCCTCTTTTCCTTCCAGACTCCCTATCAGTAATTATCTCAATAGCATCGATTTTTCCATATTTCTCAAAGTAACCTCTAAGATGATGCTCCTCAGTATCTCCTGTAATCCCACCAACAAACAGCTTCTTCACAGTGACAAGAGCCCCCATCTTTCCATAGTCCTCTCTTGGGACAGCACGTTTGGGCACAACCGTTTTCCCATCAATGGAATGAGGTCTGGCAGCCATGGCAGCGTCCACCTCAGCCATGGATGAAAACGTGACAAAACCAAATCTTCTTGATATCTGGCTTGCAGGGTCCCTGATTAACACACAGTCTGTAAGATATCCCCATTGCTGGTAGTAGTTCCACAGACTTTCTTCTGTGGTTTCAGAGCTCAAGCCACCAATAAAGAGTTTACAGAAtggttccttttctttctttctcacatcCAGAGAAACAGATGTCGGAGTTTTCTTCATCGCGGGCTTACTCGCTTGAGCCATTTTCCCGAAGCTGAGGGGGTTGAGGGAGATCTCTGGGGACGAAGACGAACCAGACCGAACTGGACGGGTCCCGAACCTGCAGTGAGACTTGGTGATGCTGCTACTGCTTCTGGAGCCGCTGCCGCCCTTGAATCAATCTTGAGCAACTTTCAATTTTCCTGCAAAACATCATTTGAACTGAATGACCTTTCCTGGTCCAGTAATCAAAATTCTTATTGCATTTTCTCTACATTGATTCTTTTCGAACTCAATTTTCTCTGCATTGTTATCTATTTTTGATACAATTTTACTCGCTAAATTGGATATTCAATGAAGAGATCACTAATGTGGACTTTGTTTTACACCGGAGATATTTACCTATTGCTTTGCCCTTAGGATGAGCTCAGATAGTTTTTGAAAGAAACTATTAAAGACTCCTAAAaggatttttctaaattttacaaagaaattcACTTAACTACAGTTATGTAATGATATCATCTCTTTTGTGGTATACTGCAATCAATTGTCTTTAGGATTCCAAATCCTTTCTCTGTCTAATCCTTAAGACTCTAATCTAAgtaatgtctttaaaatttatatttaatcagTACACCTTTCCTCCTAAAAGTCTCTTGTTTCTGTCTTCAAAGAtagtttttaaaggagaaatcatTTCATCCCTGTTTTTGCACCATAATTATTAGTACTATCCTTTTCATTACTCAAGATGTCCCAGTTTTCAGGGAAAATTACTTGATCCTTCTAATGATAGATAGAGCACCTAATATATTCCAAGCTGTGTACAAAAACCCAGGATTCACAATTTCACTTAACAGAGTCATTGCCCCAGTTTATTTAGATCTTGGTGAAAGGAAAGTGTTAATAGAGTAATAAATGTCTAATCTACTGTTAGGTATAAAAAAATGTTGTGATAAACAGTAAGCTCCACACTGAGACAGAGAATAAGGGAAATATGGGGGAAGTGAAGTAAGAAGGGataaagggaggaagaaattaactaccaTTACTGATGGTGAAGAGATTAGGGAAAGCCTAACTGAGGACACGTTTGAGCAgagaacttaattttaaaaaaagaaaggaaaa is a genomic window of Hippopotamus amphibius kiboko isolate mHipAmp2 chromosome 15, mHipAmp2.hap2, whole genome shotgun sequence containing:
- the LOC130836179 gene encoding heterogeneous nuclear ribonucleoproteins A2/B1-like yields the protein MTARASAGHSDTERCIVTGSLPSQRPLMLPLPEPAGTNHAGSASAVIGAAPHGGSGSRSSSSITKSHCRFGTRPVRSGSSSSPEISLNPLSFGKMAQASKPAMKKTPTSVSLDVRKKEKEPFCKLFIGGLSSETTEESLWNYYQQWGYLTDCVLIRDPASQISRRFGFVTFSSMAEVDAAMAARPHSIDGKTVVPKRAVPREDYGKMGALVTVKKLFVGGITGDTEEHHLRGYFEKYGKIDAIEIITDRESGRKRGFGFVTFDDHDPVDKIVLQKDHTINGHRIEVQKALSRAKMQGELEMAIFEVALVMEAIMQRHRGGIGSRSSSSVTTSPVEVLLEVLFLEQQRFSLQGWDPSGSVWFIFVPGDLPQPPQLRENGSRE